The following proteins come from a genomic window of Amaranthus tricolor cultivar Red isolate AtriRed21 chromosome 14, ASM2621246v1, whole genome shotgun sequence:
- the LOC130800078 gene encoding uncharacterized protein LOC130800078, protein MTLLEQILKSSTNPQTNSEPQKYPFTLSTQEIIPLLKPKLDNPDPYSPLQPLTGFQISKPDSKLIESNSKFFKKLNRLLKSPNSLSSSSFIEMLNSFLEKIGEIKFGGLESLIVKDSAEGEGYSCRLLEKLGSFVGRDVIGLIIEGSFVLGNWEILKTIIVNKLVIDNGVRSDLLYKLVCKGRCDFICLCLRNFTYLESSDLGMILKCFLSPSKDGCSFINLVRNDWETEATNVIEKLSEKKLSGKKLGLAKEAALLLMLAYDQFSSAELCMHFLLSSSSIDEVVFSSALSKLNAEEMFGFIRYLGRWLSKYERFPQVGPCPKGVITLGLSLCQWVPSLEDVVKCFGLVVDEHFSSLALHSEFHEELKGIEMVVSSLVSEGRLCCSMASLIEVLKPEFEGA, encoded by the coding sequence ATGACTTTACTTGAACAAATCCTCAAATCTTCAACCAACCCACAAACCAATTCCGAACCTCAAAAATACCCATTTACTCTCAGTACCCAAGAAATCATCCCACTTCTCAAACCTAAATTAGATAACCCTGACCCGTATTCTCCCCTCCAACCTCTTACAGGCTTCCAAATCTCCAAACCCGATTCCAAACTCATCGAATCAAACTCCAAATTCTTCAAAAAACTCAACCGCCTTTTAAAATCTCCTAACTCTTTatcatcttcatccttcattgaaaTGCTCAATTCTTTCCTTGAGAAAATTGGGGAAATCAAATTTGGGGGTTTAGAAAGTTTAATTGTAAAAGATAGTGCTGAAGGTGAAGGTTATAGTTGCAGATTACTAGAAAAGCTTGGGTCTTTTGTCGGAAGGGATGTAATAGGGTTAATTATTGAAGGGAGTTTCGTCTTGGGTAATTGGGAAATTTTGAAAACCATAATTGTTAACAAGCTTGTTATTGATAATGGGGTTCGATCTGATTTGTTGTATAAGCTGGTTTGCAAGGGTAGATGTGATTTCATATGCTTATGTTTAAGGAATTTTACTTATTTAGAATCTTCTGATTTGGGTATGATTCTCAAATGTTTTCTTTCGCCATCGAAAGATGGGTGTTCGTTTATAAATCTTGTTAGGAATGATTGGGAAACTGAGGCTACAAATGTGATTGAGAAATTGAGTGAGAAAAAACTTAGTGGGAAGAAATTAGGTTTAGCAAAAGAAGCTGCATTGTTACTTATGCTTGCTTATGATCAATTTTCAAGTGCAGAATTGTGTATGCATTTTCTCTTGTCTTCTTCGAGTATCGATGAAGTTGTGTTTTCGAGTGCCTTGAGCAAGCTTAATGCTGAGGAAATGTTTGGTTTTATTAGGTATTTAGGAAGGTGGTTGAGCAAATATGAGAGGTTTCCTCAAGTGGGTCCATGTCCTAAGGGTGTGATCACATTGGGATTGAGCTTGTGTCAATGGGTTCCTAGTCTTGAAGATGTTGTAAAGTGTTTTGGATTGGTTGTGGATGAGCATTTTTCGTCGTTGGCGTTGCATTCGGAGTTTCATGAGGAGTTGAAAGGGATTGAAATGGTTGTTAGTTCTTTGGTTTCTGAAGGTAGATTGTGTTGTTCTATGGCTAGTTTGATTGAGGTATTGAAACCGGAATTTGAGGGTGCGTAG
- the LOC130799171 gene encoding uncharacterized protein LOC130799171, translating into MAYKVRVDNRTVTATVVKTIQELDTSLRKLLSNIRNNKNRDLKHIIGIDIQKHFKNMGVPQVNEKVAVISLCFSTHCLIIQLLHMGKPPCSLSEFMQLQDVSFVGVGINHIMESLSRDYRVKCGNSVDLGQLAAAVKNTQVFKSYNLVGLADKVLFLDGNKKKYDAEG; encoded by the exons ATGGCCTACAAGGTAAGAGTAGACAACAGAACAGTGACAGCAACAGTAGTTAAAACCATACAAGAGCTTGATACAAGCTTAAGAAAGCTACTATCAAACATCAGAAACAACAAAAACAGAGATCTTAAACATATAATTGGAATTGACAtacaaaaacactttaaaaatatgGGTGTTCCTCAAGTAAATGAAAAAGTTGCTGTCATAAGCCTGTGTTTTAGCACCCATTGCCTGATCATCCAACTACTTCACATGGGTAAACCTCCATGTTCACTTTCAGAGTTCATGCAACTTCAAGATGTGTCCTTTGTGG GTGTTGGAATCAATCATATAATGGAATCATTAAGCAGAGATTATAGGGTTAAGTGTGGGAATTCTGTTGATTTGGGTCAGTTGGCTGCTGCTGTTAAGAACACACAAGTGTTTAAATCATATAATCTGGTGGGTTTGGCTGATAAAGTGTTGTTTTTAGATGGGAACAAGAAAAAATATGATGCTGAAGGTTGA
- the LOC130799170 gene encoding KH domain-containing protein At4g18375-like produces MGEKGKRNRGQKDNHGDGKNQKRRMDKEDKAGHGEELVAYRILCPDTVIGSVIGKAGKVINSIRQETRAKVQVVDRFPGAKDRVIIIYCYVKEKVDVDVDGEFNNIVPLCPAQDALLRMHAAIKNAVASLGDPETRQSDREECNMLVPASQSANVIGKSGSTIKKLRSNTRANIKVTRKDVSDPSHICGMDFDNFVQITGDSESVKKALYAVSTVMYKFSAKEVISLETSIPNVAPSIIIPADVPIYPASGFFNDPLIPPRSAAPLIDAYNPELPVSGFSDTGSTWSLVIPTYDGTSRSEELTIRVLCPSDKIGRVIGKGGATIKSVRQASGAQVDVDDTKVTKDKYGECVITITSTESVDDTQSKAVEAVLLLQEKINEEAETVTMRLLLPSRNIGCIIGKSGSIINEIRKRTRADIRISKGEKPKSADAGDEYVEVSGEVKSVRDALIQVVIRLRDDALKDKDGVYNSSVAPDPLYTGSSGLSLPSGLQTVPPVKALGYEPRAESGSGVGMRSSHSRYKYDYGSLPMEDDGYGSSYPSSYPSKLYGGLLPSTSLEILIPSSAVTKVLGRNGANLSNIRQISGALIEISEPKSSRGDYVAYISGTTEQKRSAENLIQAFIMAT; encoded by the exons ATGGGTGAGAAGGGAAAGCGAAACCGAGGACAGAAAGACAACCATGGGGATGGAAAGAATCAGAAAAGACGGATGGACAAGGAAGATAAGGCTGGTCATGGTGAGGAACTAGTTGCATACAGGATACTGTGTCCTGATACAGTGATCGGAAGCGTAATTGGTAAAGCAGGTAAAGTGATAAATTCTATCAGACAGGAGACTAGAGCTAAGGTTCAGGTGGTGGACCGATTTCCTGGAGCCAAGGATAGGGTTATCATTATCTATTGTTATGTTAAGGAGAAGGTCGATGTTGACGTGGATGGTGAGTTTAACAACATAGTACCGCTTTGCCCTGCTCAAGATGCTCTTCTGAGAATGCATGCTGCCATTAAGAATGCAGTGGCCAGCTTGGGGGATCCTGAGACGAGGCAAAGTGATAGAGAGGAGTGTAATATGCTTGTCCCAGCTAGTCAATCTGCCAATGTAATTGGCAAATCAGGGAGCACCATAAAGAAATTGAGAAGCAACACAAGGGCTAATATTAAGGTTACTCGTAAAGATGTTTCAGACCCAAGTCATATATGTGGAATGGATTTTGACAATTTTGTGCAG ATCACTGGAGATTCTGAATCTGTGAAGAAAGCTTTGTATGCTGTTTCGACAGTCATGTACAAGTTTTCTGCTAAAGAAGTTATTTCCCTGGAAACCAGTATACCCAATGTTGCACCAAGCATCATTATTCCTGCCGACGTGCCAATCTATCCTGCTAGTGGATTTTTTAATGATCCCTTAATCCCTCCTAGATCAGCAGCTCCTCTAATTGATGCTTACAACCCAGAACTCCCTGTTTCGGGATTTTCTGATACAGGAAGCACATGGTCTCTTGTTATTCCTACTTATGATGGGACGTCTAGGTCTGAGGAGTTGACAATACGGGTTTTATGCCCTTCAGATAAGATTGGACGTGTCATTGGGAAGGGTGGGGCTACTATCAAAAGTGTAAGACAGGCCAGTGGTGCGCAAGTCGATGTTGATGATACTAAAGTTACCAAAGATAAGTATGGCGAATGTGTGATTACCATTACTTCAACTGAG TCAGTGGATGATACGCAATCGAAGGCAGTTGAAGCTGTTCTATTGCTTCAAGAAAAAATCAATGAAGAGGCTGAAACTGTTACCATGCGTCTTCTCCTACCATCTAGGAATATTGGATGCATTATTGGGAAAAGTGgctcaattatcaatgaaatcaGGAAAAGGACCAGAGCTGATATCCGCATCTCAAAAGGAGAGAAGCCAAAATCGGCTGATGCAGGTGATGAATATGTTGAG gtatCTGGAGAAGTAAAAAGTGTTAGAGATGCTCTTATACAAGTTGTTATAAGGCTCCGTGATGATGCTCTGAAAGATAAGGATGGTGTTTATAATTCTTCTGTTGCTCCTGACCCTTTATACACTGGCAGCAGTGGTCTATCACTGCCTTCTGGTTTGCAAACTGTTCCTCCGGTCAAAGCTTTAGGCTATGAACCAAGAGCTGAGTCTGGAAGTGGGGTTGGGATGCGGTCATCACATAGCCGTTACAAATATGATTATGGATCATTGCCG ATGGAAGATGATGGCTATGGATCCTCTTATCCATCCTCATACCCGTCCAAGCTTTATGGAGG ATTGTTGCCTTCCACTTCTCTGGAGATATTGATTCCGTCTAGTGCAGTAACTAAAGTCCTCGGAAGAAATGGTGCTAATCTTTCCAATATTCGGCAG ATATCAGGAGCACTTATTGAGATTTCAGAACCAAAGTCTTCTCGTGGAGATTATGTGGCCTATATTTCTGGCACAACTGAGCAGAAGCGTTCAGCTGAAAACTTGATTCAAGCATTCATTATGGCTACTTAA